The Dehalococcoidales bacterium genome includes a window with the following:
- a CDS encoding ABC transporter ATP-binding protein, with protein MTIIEAHNISKRFGNITAVEDLNLEVDEGEVLGFLGPNGAGKTTTIRILAGIIAPTSGYAVIAGQRTDGEIDRLHEGIGLLTETPGFYEKLSARRNLEYFAGFYSNIDVEAHVEKYLKLMGLWERRQSRVGTFSKGMKQRLALARALLHEPKVLFLDEPTAGLDPEAAQEVRELVKRLSNEGHTVFLSTHNLTEAEQLCHRIAVIRTKLLVLDTSSNLRHRFFRREVIIRLVSPSITVVDTVRKLAFVEDVKEEGSQLILVLTEPDKNRPELVKTVVDAGGRILEVSEREHPLEETYLKLIREGK; from the coding sequence ATGACGATAATCGAAGCACACAATATCAGCAAGAGATTTGGTAATATTACGGCAGTAGAAGACCTGAATCTTGAAGTTGACGAAGGTGAGGTACTTGGTTTTCTTGGGCCTAACGGGGCAGGTAAAACAACCACCATTCGTATTCTGGCAGGTATCATTGCCCCTACTTCAGGATATGCGGTGATAGCCGGCCAGCGAACTGATGGTGAAATTGATCGTCTGCATGAAGGTATTGGATTATTAACCGAGACCCCGGGCTTTTATGAGAAGTTGAGTGCCCGTCGGAACCTGGAATACTTTGCCGGTTTCTATTCCAACATTGATGTCGAAGCTCACGTAGAAAAATACCTGAAATTAATGGGACTCTGGGAACGCCGGCAGAGCCGAGTGGGTACGTTTTCCAAGGGTATGAAACAGCGTCTGGCACTGGCGCGGGCTTTGCTCCACGAGCCGAAAGTCCTCTTTCTAGATGAACCGACCGCAGGGCTTGATCCGGAGGCAGCCCAGGAAGTCAGGGAACTGGTGAAACGACTTAGCAATGAAGGGCATACTGTTTTTCTTTCGACTCATAATCTGACAGAAGCCGAGCAACTCTGTCATCGGATTGCGGTTATCCGGACTAAATTGCTGGTTCTCGACACAAGCTCAAACCTTCGCCATCGGTTTTTCCGACGTGAGGTAATCATTCGTTTGGTAAGTCCGAGTATAACGGTTGTGGATACAGTGAGAAAACTTGCCTTTGTAGAGGATGTAAAGGAGGAAGGCAGCCAGTTGATTCTTGTGCTAACTGAGCCGGACAAAAATCGTCCCGAATTAGTAAAAACAGTTGTTGATGCCGGTGGCCGGATTCTCGAGGTTTCGGAAAGAGAACACCCGCTCGAGGAAACGTATTTGAAACTGATTCGTGAGGGAAAATAA